One region of Ananas comosus cultivar F153 linkage group 9, ASM154086v1, whole genome shotgun sequence genomic DNA includes:
- the LOC109715599 gene encoding protein CHROMATIN REMODELING 4 yields MDRNWVLKRKRRRTPIAADPSNEKESTPLPSDPTRSNSSSKKKLKGGSDVPESAQKIKGHDGYYYECVECDLGGSLLCCDSCPRTYHLECLDPPLKRTPPGKWQCPKCCEGKDTLTPVGSKKSNSRRARTRRIFENANIQKPHSSENSIPGKNKTNDKGKVPSHPRSSLNENQSDSSNDNSSCSMKSKQSCDGKSRDRRKKRLSPFSWSKHSTEFHLLVKTSKLGPIEKSPEKMSNEPKSEIKTKKLTSSSLLPSQKSKKKKQQDKRLDKKKKSRTEKLKHVSSVCSDSSEEAFSGSAYSELIPKRKSSDRQKSGIVRKEDSKKLKSSYQKQHEISAISAPSAREFEEKEAVREKTMKSHGSPWDGVQQVDRILGCRVQTSCSVSDNDGKVLTEYYEGKCFGSQKDIKGALREESLSLVDCNDGNKDADNTISVDEEYSGKLHQTKECLDKDEVLTSTAGPSKDLSTSGKHTDLQEDIIINEANIGEETSKSNVSSLKHFPLSQPCDLEGTNRSKMGTKAGDDLPSVIYEFLVKWVGRSNIHNSWISESLLKSLAKRKLENYKAKYGLAVINICEEQWSQPQRVIALRVSKGGSEEALVKWCSLSYDECTWERLDEPVVKKFAHLVTEFKNFESQTLERDARSGFPRARGDAQELVSLVEQPKELQGGMLFPHQLEALNWLRKCWYRNRNVILADEMGLGKTVSACAFMSSLYCEFRAKLPCLILVPLSTMPNWLAEFASWAPHLNVVEYHGGAKARSIIRQYEWHASDPIGSGKATKAYKFNVLLTTYEMVLADACHLRSVSWEVLLVDEGHRLKNSGSKLFSMLNTFSFQHRVLLTGTPLQNNIGEMYNLLNFLQPDSFPCLLAFEEKFNDLTTAEKVEELKKLVSPHMLRRLKRDAMQNIPPKTERMVPVELTSIQAEYYRAMLTKNYQILRNMGKGGVQQSMLNIVMQLRKVCNHPYLIPGTEPESGSVEFLHEMRIKASAKLMLLHQMLKILQRDGHRVLIFSQMTKLLDILEDYLTIEFGPKTFERVDGSVSVADRQAAIARFNQDKSRFVFLLSTRSCGLGINLATADTVIIYDSDFNPHADIQAMNRAHRIGQSSRLLVYRLVVRASVEERILQLAKKKLMLDQLFVNKSESQKEVEDILRWGTEELFNDSDGTNGQDQKEASMIKDDVVVADGEHKHRRRLGGLGDVYQDKCAGGSTKIVWDDNAILKLLDRSDLQSAVSESPDGDLGNDMLGTVKSVEWNDEVNEEPGVAEALPSITGDGREQAEAKEENPTNGTEENEWDRLLRVRWEKYQLEEEAALGRGKRLRKAVSYRETFATIPSEALTEQSSEEEDEPKPEYTPAGRAWKEKYAKLRARQKDRIARRHTMEISSSTGPQEMTELQPIPPSLNDGEALNVRNIVQETRLQGYPINQDETMSESTTKTEKFLKNTQKKYRSTNLDLSIRTPRSNPSEITGAPNSMPPPHLLPVLGLCAPTADEVNAYRNSRSVSSQSEKRGTGNGMSELPFMPTPNADHSTEPNINGKTAAQGSVPPHTLGEALHLRLKNIIPNSYFPSFPFPPTSGRGPHDPLQSSGSSFASFQEKLGLPNLVLDDNAQTKYAIPPVNFKPPVDLFPGLSLGTNKDYPTDPIQGMPNVPLMPNFAHHIGGDISKGKHQIPDLPTFLGLGQMQATHPSLTESHKKVLDNIMMRTQSATNKLKKKLKSDAWSEEELDALWIGVRRHGKGNWEAMLRDPKLKFAHFRTLDDLSTRWAEEQHKVFDEPASSAPKSSRPPTFPGITDGMMTRALLGSKFSRLGTEPPKFRSHLTDMQLGFGDLRPGFLGAEAANFVNKVVDKCSLLPIMQLDNVSRSTYAGEYSTGPFDGLDKFGIGLEPSFQHKSPFIPENFGAVDINCPSNMAMPHNQVDLGVAKNLPVPGVFENPLNMFHDLQSNARSGESSRATNLDPKMFSANSRINTYKESSSSKSNSLPHWLREAVNAPPSRPPEPVLPPTVSAIAQSVRLLYGEEKPMIPSFTMPGPPLSLPKDPRKILKKKKKKSHKLQQSTLEIQCSKDSDHETTTNDGLPSLNSNRNSPSPSPEELQLFSSSVTPGTCTSKVNDLPSPGCQKTEFPAFNDNEELHSKREGMSGDMKSLHEEQKTSSSLLGSWENPKDEKSERIESGGSGKTQSDASRANPLEITEISSEETDSNDNQSKR; encoded by the exons ATGGATAGGAATTGGGTTTTAAAGCGGAAAAGGAGACGGACACCAATTGCAGCAGACCCGTCTAATGAGAAAGAGAGTACTCCGCTACCGTCAGACCCTACAAGGAGTAATAGTTCAAGCAAAAAGAAACTGAAGGGCGGAAGTGATGTTCCCGAATCTGCCCAGAAGATAAAAGGACATGATGGG TATTACTATGAATGTGTCGAATGCGATCTTGGTGGCAGTTTGCTGTGCTGTGACAGCTGTCCACGAACCTATCATTTGGAATGTCTCGATCCACCTCTTAAG CGCACACCACCGGGAAAATGGCAATGTCCAAAGTGCTGCGAGGGGAAAGATACCTTGACTCCAGTAGGTAGTAAGAAGTCAAATTCTAGAAGAGCAAGAACAAGGAGGATTTTTGAAAACGCCAACATACAGAAACCCCATTCTAGTGAAAATTCTATTCCTGGAAAGAATAAAACAAATGACAAAGGAAAAGTTCCTTCTCATCCTAGATCTTCATTAAATGAGAATCAGTCAGACTCCTCTAATGATAATTCATCTTGTAGCATGAAATCAAAACAATCATGTGATGGTAAATCCAGGGACCGTAGAAAAAAACGTTTGTCTCCGTTTTCTTGGAGTAAGCATTCTACTGAGTTCCATTTGCTTGTAAAGACATCGAAGTTGGGCCCTATTGAAAAGTCTCCGGAGAAGATGTCCAACGAACCCAAAAGTGAAATAAAGACAAAGAAACttacatcatcatcattattgcCCTCTCagaaatccaaaaaaaagaagcaacaaGATAAGAGACTAGACAAAAAGAAGAAGTCTAGAACTGAAAAGTTGAAACATGTGTCATCGGTTTGTAGTGATTCATCTGAGGAAGCATTTTCTGGCTCTGCTTACAGTGAGTTAATTCCAAAGAGAAAATCATCAGATCGACAGAAATCTGGAATTGTTAGAAAGGAAGATAGTAAGAAACTCAAATCTTCCTACCAAAAACAGCACGAG ATTTCTGCTATCTCTGCACCTTCAGCACGAgaatttgaagaaaaagaagctgTAAGAGAAAAGACAATGAAATCTCATGGGAGTCCATGGGATGGAGTTCAACAG GTTGACCGCATCCTGGGGTGTCGGGTGCAAACAAGTTGCTCAGTTTCAGATAATGATGGGAAAGTATTAACAGAGTATTATGAAGGCAAATGTTTTGGAAGTCAAAAGGATATCAAAGGTGCTCTGAGGGAGGAATCCCTTAGCCTAGTAGATTGTAATGATGGAAATAAGGATGCTGATAATACAATTTCAGTAGATGAAGAGTATAGCGGAAAATTACATCAGACTAAAGAATGTCTGGATAAGGATGAAGTACTGACATCAACTGCTGGACCTTCAAAGGATCTATCTACTTCTGGAAAACATACCGATTTGCAAGAggatataataataaatgaagcaAATATTGGAGAAGAAACCTCTAAAAGTAATGTTAGTTCTTTGAAACATTTTCCATTGTCTCAACCTTGTGATCTTGAAGGTACCAATAGATCAAAGATGGGGACAAAAGCAGGTGATGACCTACCTAGTGTTATATATGAGTTTCTAGTTAAATGGGTTGGTAGATCAAACATTCACAACAGTTGGATTTCTGAATCCCTACTGAAGAGTTTGGCAAAAAGGAAGTTGGAGAATTACAAAGCAAAGTATGGTTTAGCTGTGATAAACATTTGTGAGGAACAGTGGAGCCAACCACAGCGTGTTATTGCTCTCCGTGTTTCTAAAGGTGGTAGTGAAGAAGCTTTGGTTAAATGGTGCAGCTTATCTTATGATGAATGCACTTGGGAAAGATTAGATGAACCCGTTGTTAAGAAGTTTGCTCATTTAGTCACCgagttcaaaaattttgaatcccAAACACTCGAAAGGGATGCCAGAAGTGGTTTTCCTAGGGCACGAGGTGATGCTCAAGAACTTGTTTCCTTGGTCGAGCAGCCAAAAGAGCTTCAAGGTGGCATGCTTTTTCCACATCAGCTAGAAGCTTTGAACTGGCTTCGTAAATGCTGGTACAGGAATAGGAATGTAATCCTTGCTGATGAGATGGGTCTTGGGAAGACGGTATCTGCTTGTGCTTTTATGTCGTCTTTGTACTGTGAATTTAGGGCTAAATTGCCATGCTTAATCTTGGTTCCTCTCTCTACAATGCCTAACTGGCTCGCTGAATTTGCATCTTGGGCTCCTCATTTGAATGTTGTGGAGTATCATGGTGGTGCAAAAGCAAGGTCCATTATCCGCCAATACGAATGGCATGCCAGTGATCCAATTGGGTCTGGTAAGGCAACAAAGGCCTATAAATTCAATGTTTTGTTGACTACCTATGAGATGGTGCTTGCAGACGCCTGTCACCTTCGTTCTGTCTCTTGGGAAGTTCTTTTAGTTGATGAAGGGCATCGTCTAAAGAATTCTGGGAGCAAGCTTTTTAGCATGTTGAATACATTCTCTTTTCAGCATAGGGTGCTGTTGACGGGAACCCCTTTGCAGAACAACATAGGCGAGATGTATAACTTACTTAACTTCTTACAGCCTGATTCATTCCCGTGTTTATTGGCATTTGAGGAGAAGTTTAATGATCTCACTACAGCAGAAAAAGTGGAGGAGCTGAAAAAACTTGTTTCTCCTCATATGCTTCGAAGGCTTAAAAGAGATGCTATGCAAAACATTCCCCCAAAGACTGAGCGCATGGTTCCCGTTGAGTTGACATCGATACAGGCTGAGTACTATCGTGCAATGCTGACAAAGAACTACCAAATATTACGTAACATGGGAAAAGGTGGGGTTCAGCAGTCAATGCTAAACATTGTAATGCAACTCCGAAAGGTCTGCAATCATCCATATCTCATTCCAGGTACTGAACCTGAATCTGGCTCAGTGGAATTCCTCCATGAAATGCGTATAAAAGCCTCAGCAAAGCTGATGTTGTTGCACCAAATGCTCAAGATTTTACAGCGCGATGGGCATCGTGTCCTTATATTTTCCCAGATGACGAAGCTTCTTGATATCCTAGAAGATTACCTGACTATAGAATTTGGCCCTAAAACATTCGAAAGAGTGGATGGATCAGTATCTGTGGCAGATCGCCAAGCGGCAATTGCTCGTTTTAATCAGGACAAATCTCGATTTGTATTCTTGTTGTCTACACGATCTTGTGGCCTTGGAATAAATTTGGCTACAGCAGATACCGTCATTATTTATGACTCTGATTTCAATCCACATGCTGATATACAAGCGATGAATAGAGCACATAGAATTGGGCAATCAAGCAGACTTCTGGTGTATAGGCTTGTAGTTCGTGCTAGTGTTGAGGAGCGCATCTTGCAACTTGCTAAGAAGAAATTGATGCTTGATCAACTCTTTGTGAACAAGTCGGAGTCTCAGAAGGAAGTGGAGGATATACTTCGATGGGGAACAGAAGAACTTTTCAATGATAGTGATGGCACAAATGGACAAGATCAGAAAGAAGCTTCTATGATTAAAGATGATGTTGTTGTTGCTGATGGTGAGCATAAACATAGGAGGCGGCTTGGTGGTCTGGGAGATGTTTATCAGGACAAATGTGCTGGTGGTTCCACAAAGATTGTTTGGGATGACAATGCAATCCTTAAGTTACTTGATCGATCTGACCTTCAATCTGCTGTCTCTGAAAGCCCAGACGGAGATTTGGGGAATGATATGCTTGGAACTGTAAAG TCAGTGGAGTGGAATGATGAAGTAAATGAAGAACCAGGGGTTGCTGAAGCTCTTCCTAGCATTACTGGTGATGGTCGTGAGCAGGCAGAAGCTAAAGAAGAGAACCCAACTAATGGCACCGAGGAAAATGAATGGGATAGGCTTTTACGTGTCAG GTGGGAAAAATATCAATTGGAGGAGGAGGCAGCTCTTGGTCGAGGGAAGCGCTTGAGAAAAGCAGTATCCTACAGAGAAACATTTGCAACGATACCAAGCGAAGCTTTAACTGAG CAGAGTAGTGAAGAAGAGGATGAGCCAAAGCCAGAATACACTCCTGCTGGCCGAGCATGGAAAGAAAAATA CGCCAAGCTCCGCGCTAGGCAAAAAGATCGAATTGCCCGAAGGCATACTATGGAGATCTCTTCTTCAACTGGACCTCAGGAGATGACAGAATTACAACCGATCCCTCCATCTCTCAACGATGGGGAAGCTCTAAATGTCAGAAATATTGTTCAAGAAACAAGACTACAGGGTTATCCAATCAATCAAGACGAGACCATGAGTGAATCTACTACAAAAACAGAAAAGTTCTTAAAGAATACTCAAAAGAAGTACCGCAGCACCAATCTGGATCTTTCTATTAGAACTCCCAGAAGTAATCCCTCTGAAATCACAGGTGCTCCAAATTCAATGCCTCCTCCCCACCTTCTTCCTGTTCTGGGACTATGTGCTCCAACTGCTGATGAGGTGAACGCATACCGAAATTCTCGATCTGTGTCAAGTCAGAGTGAAAAGAGAGGAACAGGCAATGGAATGTCAGAGCTTCCCTTTATGCCAACTCCTAATGCTGACCATTCAACTGAACCGAATATTAACGGAAAAACAGCGGCACAGGGATCTGTGCCACCTCATACACTTGGAGAGGCTTTGCATCTTCGGCTGAAGAATATCATTCCAAATAGCTACTTCCCATCGTTTCCT TTTCCTCCTACATCTGGAAGGGGTCCTCATGATCCTCTTCAAAGTTCTGGCTCTTCCTTTGCCTCATTCCAAGAGAAGTTAGGTCTTCCAAATTTAGTTCTCGATGATAATGCCCAGACAAAGTATGCAATTCCACCAGTAAATTTTAAGCCACCTGTGGATCTCTTTCCGGGCTTATCTCTAGGCACAAATAAGGACTATCCAACTGATCCCATTCAAGGCATGCCAAATGTTCCACTAATGCCCAATTTTGCCCATCATATAGGTGGTGACATTTCAAAGGGAAAGCATCAGATTCCTGATCTTCCTACATTTCTGGGTCTTGGGCAAATGCAAGCAACACACCCATCATTGACTGAAAGCCATAAGAAGGTTCTCGACAACATAATGATGCGAACTCAATCTGCAACGAATAAGCTGAAGAAGAAACTCAAGAGTGATGCTTGGTCAGAAGAAGAACTTGATGCTCTCTGGATTGGAGTTCGTAGACATGGAAAGGGTAATTGGGAGGCTATGCTTAGAGATCCAAAATTGAAGTTTGCACACTTTAGGACTCTGGATGATTTGTCTACAAGATGGGCTGAGGAGCAGCACAAAGTTTTTGATGAGCCAGCTAGTTCAGCCCCTAAATCTTCTAGGCCTCCGACATTTCCTGGAATAACTGATGGAATGATGACTCGGGCTTTACTTGGAAGTAAATTTTCAAGACTTGGGACGGAGCCACCTAAGTTTCGGTCTCATCTAACAGATATGCAGTTGGGATTTGGTGATCTCAGACCTGGATTTCTCGGTGCTGAGGCGGCCAATTTTGTTAATAAAGTTGTTGACAAGTGCTCACTACTCCCAATAATGCAACTTGACAATGTTAGTAGATCAACTTATGCTGGAGAATATTCTACGGGACCATTTGATGGACTGGACAAATTTGGCATAGGGTTGGAGCCGTCATTCCAGCATAAAAGTCCTTTTATACCAGAAAATTTTGGAGCAGTGGACATAAATTGCCCCAGTAATATGGCTATGCCGCATAACCAAGTGGACCTAGGTGTTGCTAAGAACCTCCCTGTTCCAGGTGTTTTCGAAAATCCACTGAATATGTTTCATGATTTACAAAGTAATGCACGGTCAGGTGAATCCTCAAGGGCAACAAATCTCGATCCCAAAATGTTTTCTGCAAATTCTCGTATCAACACCTACAAGGAGAGTAGTAGTTCGAAATCAAACAGCTTACCCCATTGGCTTCGAGAAGCTGTTAATGCTCCGCCATCAAGGCCACCAGAGCCCGTTCTGCCTCCTACTGTTTCAGCGATTGCTCAATCTGTTCGCCTACTGTATGGGGAAGAGAAGCCGATGATACCCTCTTTCACAATGCCAGGTCCTCCCCTTTCCCTACCCAAGGATCCAAGGAAAATtctaaagaagaagaaaaagaagtcaCATAAGCTTCAGCAATCGACACTTGAGATACAATGCTCTAAGGATTCTGATCATGAAACCACTACTAATGACGGATTGCCATCCTTGAACTCAAACAGAAATTCCCCATCACCGTCTCCAGAAGAGCTTCAATTGTTTTCCTCTTCTGTGACTCCTGGAACTTGCACATCAAAAGTAAATGATCTGCCTAGTCCTGGTTGTCAAAAAACTGAATTTCCTGCATTTAATGATAATGAAGAACTTCATAGCAAACGAGAGGGTATGAGTGGAGATATGAAAAGTTTACATGAAGAGCAAAAAACATCAAGTTCCTTATTAGGCTCTTGGGAGAACCCGAAGGATGAGAAGAGTGAGCGCATCGAGAGTGGAGGTTCTGGCAAAACTCAATCTGATGCAAGCCGAGCTAACCCGCTCGAAATCACAGAAATTTCATCAGAAGAAACAGACTCAAATGATAATCAAAGCAAACGTTGA